One Pseudorhodoplanes sinuspersici DNA segment encodes these proteins:
- a CDS encoding TRAP transporter large permease: protein MLTVEHMPPLMFGGIVVFLLIGFPVAFSLAAVGLFFGFLSVHLGFFPEVYLGNLPLRVFGILSNDLLLAIPFFTLMGAILERSGLAEDLLEGTGQLFGGVPGGLAYAVVIVGAILGAITGTVAASVIAMGMISLPIMIRYGYDMRIATGVIAASGTITQIIPPSLVLIILADQLGRSVGDMYAGAIGPAILQVLLFLAFVTVVALIAPHRVPPLPKEARKQRGWPLIRRVLWGMVPSIILIFIVVGTIFMGLATPTEAGAMGAVGAAILAALNRRLTFALINQALQNTMRITSMVIFILIGCTVFSLVFQGVDGSRWIEHLLSHVPGGQTGFLIFVNVFVFFLAFFLDFFEIAFIIVPLLAPVADKLGIDLIWFGVLLCVNMQTSFMHPPFGFALFYLRGIAPKEVLTRDIYLGAVPWVGLQLVLVAIVIVWPGSVTYWLDKRANVDPSTIRIELPKTDSGENDAPALSFK from the coding sequence ATGTTGACTGTAGAGCATATGCCGCCGCTCATGTTCGGCGGCATCGTCGTGTTCCTTTTGATCGGCTTTCCGGTTGCTTTCTCGCTTGCCGCGGTCGGGCTGTTCTTCGGCTTCCTGTCGGTCCATCTCGGCTTCTTTCCGGAGGTCTATCTCGGCAATCTGCCGCTGCGCGTGTTCGGCATTCTGTCGAACGATCTGCTGCTGGCGATTCCGTTCTTCACGCTGATGGGCGCGATCCTCGAACGCAGCGGCCTGGCAGAAGACCTTCTGGAGGGAACGGGCCAGCTCTTCGGCGGCGTTCCGGGAGGCCTCGCTTATGCCGTGGTTATTGTGGGGGCCATTCTCGGCGCCATCACCGGCACCGTCGCCGCGTCGGTTATTGCGATGGGCATGATCTCGCTGCCGATCATGATACGCTACGGCTACGACATGCGCATTGCAACCGGCGTGATCGCCGCATCGGGCACGATCACACAGATCATTCCGCCCTCACTCGTCCTCATCATTTTGGCCGATCAGCTCGGCCGCTCTGTTGGCGACATGTATGCCGGCGCGATCGGCCCAGCGATTCTTCAGGTGCTGCTGTTCCTTGCCTTTGTCACCGTCGTGGCGCTGATTGCGCCGCATCGCGTGCCGCCACTGCCGAAGGAAGCTCGTAAACAGCGAGGCTGGCCGCTGATCCGGCGCGTTCTTTGGGGCATGGTGCCCTCCATTATCCTGATCTTCATTGTGGTCGGGACGATCTTCATGGGGCTCGCCACCCCGACCGAAGCCGGCGCGATGGGTGCCGTCGGCGCCGCCATTCTTGCTGCGCTCAACCGCCGTTTGACCTTCGCGTTGATCAATCAGGCCCTGCAGAACACCATGCGCATCACCTCGATGGTGATCTTCATCCTGATCGGCTGCACCGTGTTCAGCCTCGTCTTTCAGGGTGTGGACGGCTCACGCTGGATCGAGCATCTGCTCAGCCACGTACCCGGCGGACAGACCGGCTTCCTGATCTTCGTCAATGTCTTCGTGTTCTTTCTCGCCTTCTTCCTCGACTTCTTCGAGATCGCCTTCATCATCGTTCCGCTGCTGGCGCCGGTGGCCGACAAGCTCGGCATCGATCTCATCTGGTTCGGCGTTCTGCTTTGCGTCAACATGCAGACGAGCTTCATGCATCCGCCGTTCGGCTTCGCGCTTTTCTATCTGCGGGGCATTGCTCCGAAAGAAGTGTTGACGCGCGATATCTATCTTGGCGCCGTACCCTGGGTCGGGTTGCAACTCGTGTTGGTTGCGATCGTAATCGTCTGGCCCGGCAGCGTCACCTACTGGCTCGATAAACGCGCGAACGTGGATCCATCGACGATCCGCATCGAACTTCCGAAGACCGACAGCGGCGAGAACGACGCTCCGGCCTTGAGTTTCAAATAA
- a CDS encoding amidase, producing MALTRTQMNDRAKAGSIEETIADTLDRCERSQSELNAFARIDRDGALATARKLDAGEQSGKLAGIPISVKDILNVGGLPTHWGSRLMQDAAPAAADTVAVARLRAAGAVIIGKSTTTEFAHTMMGSSPHTGLTVNPWNADITCGGSSCGGGVSVAAGLVRMALTTDAGASTRLPAACTGVLGLKPTLGRIPHDLVPEGFANFIHLGAITRNVADMALALEAMAGPASSDPHSLAVPPIDTSRINAQAGNLAGKRIGLLMQVGNARISRTMTDTIRRVAKSFEDFGASVAEIDWTIDNPEPTWRILQQSNWAARLGKTIDEVESKIEPSLTEGVRIGLSYSGQDLQGALNRRTAIFRHVQKLFEGFDFLLTPVMSREPLDALHKPLDPISIDGEVVGDMRREWTPYLNLFDLSGHPAISVPAGLSDSGVPLAFQLVAPWYAEERLLSAVAFYEQQHPWPLLDARS from the coding sequence ATGGCCCTGACACGCACGCAGATGAACGATCGGGCGAAAGCAGGCAGCATCGAGGAAACGATCGCCGATACGCTGGACCGCTGCGAGCGCAGCCAGTCGGAGCTCAATGCTTTTGCCCGCATTGATCGCGACGGTGCACTCGCGACTGCGCGCAAACTTGACGCGGGCGAACAATCGGGAAAACTCGCCGGCATTCCGATCAGCGTGAAGGACATTCTCAATGTCGGCGGTCTGCCGACCCATTGGGGATCGCGGCTGATGCAGGATGCAGCGCCTGCCGCGGCCGATACGGTCGCCGTCGCGCGTCTCCGCGCCGCCGGTGCCGTCATCATCGGCAAGAGCACGACGACAGAATTCGCGCACACCATGATGGGCTCCTCGCCCCACACCGGCCTGACCGTCAATCCCTGGAATGCCGACATAACATGCGGCGGATCGAGCTGCGGCGGCGGCGTCTCCGTCGCCGCGGGCCTCGTTCGCATGGCACTGACCACCGACGCCGGCGCATCGACACGCTTGCCGGCGGCCTGCACCGGCGTTCTCGGATTGAAGCCGACCCTCGGCCGCATCCCGCATGATCTCGTGCCGGAAGGCTTTGCCAATTTCATTCATCTCGGCGCTATCACCCGCAACGTCGCGGACATGGCGCTCGCCCTTGAGGCGATGGCGGGACCAGCATCGAGCGATCCGCATTCGCTCGCCGTGCCGCCGATCGACACCTCGCGCATCAACGCCCAGGCCGGAAATCTTGCGGGCAAACGCATCGGCCTGCTCATGCAGGTCGGCAACGCCCGCATCAGCCGCACGATGACGGACACGATACGGCGCGTGGCCAAGTCCTTTGAAGACTTCGGCGCTTCCGTCGCGGAGATCGACTGGACGATCGACAACCCCGAGCCGACCTGGCGCATCCTGCAGCAATCGAACTGGGCGGCGCGGCTGGGCAAGACCATCGACGAGGTCGAGAGCAAGATCGAGCCAAGCCTGACCGAAGGCGTGCGCATCGGCCTGTCTTATTCCGGTCAGGATCTCCAGGGCGCTCTCAATCGCCGCACCGCCATTTTCCGGCATGTGCAGAAACTGTTTGAAGGCTTCGACTTCCTTCTGACGCCGGTAATGAGCCGCGAACCGCTGGATGCGCTGCACAAGCCGCTCGACCCGATCAGCATCGACGGCGAGGTGGTCGGCGACATGCGGCGCGAATGGACGCCCTATCTCAATCTTTTCGACCTGAGCGGACATCCCGCCATCAGCGTGCCGGCCGGATTGTCGGACAGCGGCGTTCCGCTGGCCTTCCAGCTCGTCGCCCCCTGGTATGCGGAAGAAAGATTGCTGTCGGCCGTCGCTTTCTATGAGCAGCAGCATCCCTGGCCACTTCTCGACGCCCGTTCGTGA
- a CDS encoding xanthine dehydrogenase family protein molybdopterin-binding subunit: MTHDNDGEGIGARVPRKEDDRHLHGRGQFTGDIRLPGMREVAFLRSPVAHALITRQSKPQGYEDSVFFHGDLAGVLPITTRSSIPGYKVSDYPALATGRVRFVGELVAMCVASNRAAAEDLCELVDVDYDELPVIASSTAGRQRDAALLHREWGDNLFLETSFDRGMDSVAKTAPVAVELDLSTARQVMHPMEGKGLVVWWDHRAGQLVVHTSTQVPHLIRIGLAECLGIPQAIVRVAPPDVGGGFGYKCMLMPEEIAVAWLALTQKQPFRWIEDRREHLTAGANARQHEYKLKAYADERGRLLGLDAEVAVDCGAYSVWPFSACLEAAQAGGNLPGPYDLKSYRCKTYSVATNKPPFAPYRGVARPGVCFAIELTIDAIAKAVGREAWEVRMENLVAAAAMPYTNITNKHYDSGDYPASLLEVKRMIDFDARRKLPARDEKGRYLGIGFATYTEQSAHGTKVFAAWGLPLVPGFDQAHVKLTPDGALEVKAGIHTIGQGLETTLAQVAHEMTRVPLKDIRVTLGDTANTPFSTGAYASRGIVMTGGAVSRAADMVAVRIKAIAAHLLQVKADDVTFREGRIFAGAASVSYADVGRAWYIRPDELPDNVDRSGLEATAAYKPETDNGVFSYASHAAYVAVDAQTGLVEILDYAIVEDCGRMVNPMVVEGQTFGGAAQGVGTALFEESPYDDNGQPLASTLIDYLLPGPTELPRFRIHHMETLSPYSAHGVKGVGEGGAIAPSAAIVNAINDALSPLNAVLRDIPATPERILHAIAAAKPSAPEKDAA; the protein is encoded by the coding sequence ATGACACACGATAATGATGGCGAAGGCATCGGCGCACGCGTCCCGCGAAAGGAAGATGATCGGCACTTGCATGGCCGCGGTCAGTTTACCGGTGACATTCGTTTGCCGGGCATGCGCGAGGTCGCCTTCCTCCGCAGTCCGGTCGCGCATGCGCTGATCACCCGGCAGAGCAAGCCGCAAGGCTATGAAGACAGTGTCTTCTTCCACGGCGACCTTGCCGGCGTCTTGCCGATCACCACACGCTCATCCATTCCCGGCTATAAAGTCTCGGACTATCCCGCACTCGCAACCGGACGTGTCCGCTTTGTCGGAGAACTGGTTGCGATGTGCGTGGCGAGCAACCGCGCAGCCGCCGAAGATCTCTGCGAGCTGGTCGACGTCGATTACGACGAACTGCCGGTCATTGCCTCCAGCACCGCCGGCCGCCAGCGCGATGCGGCGCTCCTGCATCGCGAATGGGGCGACAATCTCTTCCTCGAAACCAGTTTCGATCGCGGCATGGACAGTGTCGCCAAGACCGCGCCCGTCGCCGTCGAGCTCGACTTGTCGACCGCCCGTCAGGTGATGCACCCGATGGAGGGCAAGGGCCTCGTGGTGTGGTGGGATCACCGCGCTGGCCAGCTTGTCGTGCATACATCGACGCAGGTGCCGCATCTGATCCGCATCGGTCTCGCCGAATGCCTCGGCATTCCGCAAGCGATCGTGCGGGTGGCGCCGCCCGATGTCGGCGGCGGCTTCGGCTATAAATGCATGTTGATGCCGGAAGAGATTGCAGTTGCCTGGCTTGCATTGACGCAGAAGCAGCCGTTCCGCTGGATCGAGGACCGCCGCGAACATCTGACGGCGGGCGCCAATGCGCGACAGCACGAATACAAGCTCAAGGCTTATGCGGATGAGCGCGGGCGCCTGCTCGGCCTTGATGCGGAAGTGGCGGTCGATTGCGGCGCCTATTCCGTGTGGCCGTTCTCGGCTTGCCTTGAAGCCGCGCAGGCCGGCGGCAATCTGCCCGGCCCTTATGATCTTAAATCCTATCGCTGCAAGACCTATTCGGTTGCGACCAACAAGCCGCCCTTCGCACCTTACCGCGGCGTCGCGCGTCCCGGTGTCTGCTTCGCCATCGAACTGACGATCGATGCCATCGCCAAGGCCGTCGGACGCGAGGCGTGGGAGGTCCGCATGGAGAATCTGGTGGCAGCGGCGGCGATGCCCTACACCAACATCACCAACAAGCACTACGACAGCGGCGACTATCCGGCTTCCCTTCTGGAAGTGAAGCGCATGATCGACTTCGATGCGCGGCGCAAACTGCCGGCGCGGGACGAGAAAGGCCGCTATCTCGGCATCGGCTTTGCGACCTATACCGAACAATCGGCGCATGGAACGAAAGTCTTCGCCGCCTGGGGGCTGCCGCTCGTGCCCGGCTTCGATCAGGCGCATGTCAAGCTCACGCCCGATGGCGCGCTCGAGGTGAAGGCTGGCATTCACACGATCGGACAGGGCCTCGAAACAACACTGGCGCAAGTGGCACACGAGATGACGCGCGTGCCGTTGAAGGACATTCGCGTCACGCTCGGCGATACCGCAAACACCCCCTTCTCCACCGGCGCTTATGCCTCGCGCGGCATTGTGATGACCGGCGGCGCCGTCTCGCGCGCGGCCGATATGGTCGCCGTGCGGATCAAGGCCATCGCCGCGCATCTGCTGCAGGTCAAGGCCGACGACGTCACCTTCCGCGAAGGCCGCATCTTCGCCGGCGCGGCGAGCGTTTCCTACGCCGACGTCGGCCGCGCCTGGTATATCCGGCCCGATGAATTGCCCGACAATGTCGACCGCTCCGGCCTTGAAGCCACCGCTGCCTACAAGCCAGAAACCGACAACGGCGTGTTCTCTTATGCCAGCCACGCGGCCTATGTCGCTGTTGATGCGCAGACCGGGCTTGTCGAAATTCTGGATTACGCCATCGTCGAGGATTGTGGACGCATGGTGAACCCGATGGTCGTCGAAGGGCAGACCTTCGGCGGCGCCGCGCAAGGCGTCGGCACCGCGCTGTTCGAGGAAAGCCCCTATGACGATAACGGCCAGCCGCTGGCATCGACCTTGATCGATTATCTGCTGCCCGGCCCGACCGAATTGCCGCGTTTTCGCATCCATCACATGGAAACGCTGTCGCCCTATTCGGCGCACGGCGTCAAGGGCGTCGGTGAAGGCGGCGCCATCGCGCCATCCGCCGCGATTGTCAACGCGATCAACGATGCATTGTCGCCGTTGAACGCCGTGCTGCGCGACATTCCGGCGACGCCGGAACGCATCCTGCATGCGATTGCCGCGGCCAAACCCAGCGCCCCCGAAAAGGATGCGGCATGA
- a CDS encoding FAD binding domain-containing protein — protein MKPAALDYARARTLDEASEWLAAGNGDAKVFAGGQSIGPMLNLRLARPGKLIDIRHIPQLRAIETDSRITSIGATWTHAEIEDGMIEDPTRGFLPFVARGIAYRAVRNRGTIGGSLSHADPAADWVSTMATLGATIVIHNAKSGARRIAADSFLLGAFTPQLDATEILCAVEIPRSSPDMRWGYYKVCRKTGEFAKAIGACVADARSGTYRVLAGALNGRPLLLPKTSECLKQDGAEQAATVVRDEIDQLLAHLDAAHRQQLTVAVQRSLAQLTDTRSS, from the coding sequence ATGAAACCCGCAGCACTCGATTATGCTCGCGCGCGGACGCTGGACGAAGCTTCGGAATGGCTCGCCGCCGGCAATGGCGACGCCAAGGTTTTCGCCGGCGGCCAATCCATCGGGCCGATGCTGAATCTGCGTCTCGCCCGCCCCGGCAAGCTGATCGATATCCGGCACATCCCGCAATTGCGGGCGATCGAGACTGACAGCCGCATCACGTCCATTGGCGCAACCTGGACTCATGCCGAGATCGAAGACGGCATGATCGAGGATCCGACGCGCGGCTTTCTTCCCTTTGTCGCGCGCGGCATCGCCTATCGCGCGGTCCGCAATCGCGGCACGATCGGCGGCAGCCTGTCGCATGCCGATCCCGCCGCCGACTGGGTGTCGACGATGGCCACGCTTGGCGCGACCATCGTCATCCACAATGCAAAATCGGGCGCGCGCCGCATCGCCGCCGACAGTTTCCTGCTCGGCGCCTTCACGCCGCAACTGGATGCAACCGAAATTCTCTGCGCGGTGGAAATTCCGCGTTCCTCGCCGGACATGCGCTGGGGCTATTACAAGGTGTGCCGCAAGACCGGCGAATTCGCCAAGGCCATTGGCGCCTGCGTCGCGGATGCAAGATCGGGGACCTATCGCGTTCTGGCCGGCGCGCTGAACGGCCGTCCGCTGCTTCTGCCGAAAACCTCCGAATGCTTGAAGCAGGACGGAGCGGAACAGGCTGCCACCGTTGTGCGCGACGAAATCGATCAGTTGCTCGCGCATCTCGATGCGGCGCATCGCCAGCAATTGACGGTAGCGGTCCAGCGCAGCCTCGCGCAACTAACGGACACGCGGAGTTCCTGA
- a CDS encoding xanthine dehydrogenase family Fe-S subunit → MPTTIDVSLSVNGQPVRRQAEPRMQLLELLRDDLNLTGAHVGCEQGVCGACTVIVNGKPQRSCISYVGDADGSAVTTIEGLDNDPLMNELRAAFTRHHGLQCGFCTPGMLITARDIVTRLGDVSAARIREELSGNLCRCTGYVGIVEAIQETCAGKTPVAASAAIAASGARTETSSSIAVTETAAPPRPSSTPATSAAGKPSRQGWTSIEQRLQLVSAPADVWAKLANFQEVARCLPGAEITAIEGEHIEGRMHMALGPMKVAFKGEGQVHLDAATHQGTMTGRGRDTGSGSAAEGEVIWRVLPADDTHATGSTLLVTLSWRLSGRLAQFNRAGLVQDIVQRLAADFAANLDNAMTGAPVSSSQVKPISVWSLLWSILKSRLKG, encoded by the coding sequence ATGCCGACGACGATCGATGTCTCTCTCTCGGTCAACGGACAGCCGGTGCGGCGTCAGGCCGAGCCGCGCATGCAACTGCTGGAACTGCTGCGAGACGATCTGAATCTCACCGGCGCGCATGTCGGCTGCGAGCAAGGCGTCTGCGGCGCCTGCACCGTCATCGTCAACGGCAAGCCGCAGCGCTCCTGCATCAGCTATGTCGGCGATGCCGACGGCTCTGCCGTGACCACCATCGAGGGGTTGGATAACGATCCGCTGATGAATGAATTGCGGGCGGCATTCACCAGACATCATGGCCTGCAATGCGGCTTCTGCACGCCGGGCATGCTGATCACCGCGCGCGATATCGTCACCCGTCTTGGCGATGTCTCGGCAGCCCGCATTCGCGAAGAACTGTCCGGCAATCTCTGCCGCTGCACCGGCTATGTCGGCATTGTCGAGGCGATCCAAGAAACCTGCGCCGGCAAAACGCCAGTTGCGGCGTCCGCCGCAATCGCAGCCAGCGGCGCGCGAACCGAAACATCGTCGTCGATCGCGGTGACAGAAACCGCCGCGCCGCCGCGCCCATCATCCACCCCCGCCACATCCGCTGCAGGCAAGCCGTCCCGGCAGGGCTGGACCTCGATCGAGCAGCGATTGCAACTGGTATCGGCACCCGCCGATGTCTGGGCCAAACTGGCGAATTTCCAGGAGGTGGCGCGCTGTCTTCCCGGTGCGGAAATCACCGCCATTGAGGGCGAGCACATCGAGGGCCGGATGCACATGGCGCTCGGCCCGATGAAGGTCGCCTTCAAGGGCGAAGGCCAAGTGCACCTTGATGCGGCAACGCATCAAGGCACGATGACCGGCCGCGGGCGCGACACCGGATCGGGATCTGCGGCAGAGGGTGAAGTGATCTGGCGCGTGCTGCCCGCAGACGACACGCACGCAACCGGCAGCACTTTGCTGGTCACGTTGTCCTGGCGCCTCAGCGGCCGGCTGGCGCAATTCAATCGCGCGGGTCTCGTGCAGGATATCGTGCAGCGCCTCGCCGCCGACTTCGCGGCCAATCTCGACAACGCGATGACCGGCGCGCCGGTCTCGTCATCGCAGGTGAAACCGATCAGCGTCTGGTCATTGCTCTGGTCGATCCTGAAGTCGCGCTTGAAGGGATAA
- a CDS encoding alpha/beta hydrolase, which translates to MAQALEKHVPKDVSAHLDIPYDASDDDATLDVFYPSRIEGSDITLPTIVWIHGGAWVSGNKNYVANYLRILAARGYTTVGVGYSLAPDATYPTPVRQANAALGYLTKNAKSLHIDSGTLFLAGDSAGAQIAAQLANIISVASYAADIGIMPTIQRSQLRGVLLYCGAYDIAKIDLDGRFSDFLRTVLWSYLGTKDFIHDPRSAQASVERHVTPAFPPTFITAGNDDPLRAQSREMAKAVASQGVYVDSLFYPDDHKPPLPHEYQFNLDNAAGQTALERSLQFLARQTQ; encoded by the coding sequence ATGGCACAAGCGCTTGAAAAACATGTCCCGAAAGATGTGTCGGCGCATCTCGACATTCCATATGACGCCTCCGACGACGACGCGACGCTGGATGTCTTCTATCCGTCGCGCATCGAGGGAAGCGACATAACCTTGCCAACGATCGTGTGGATTCACGGCGGCGCGTGGGTCTCGGGCAACAAGAATTACGTTGCAAATTATCTCAGGATACTCGCAGCACGCGGCTACACGACCGTCGGCGTCGGTTATTCGTTAGCACCGGACGCGACCTATCCGACACCCGTCAGACAGGCGAACGCGGCCCTTGGCTATCTGACGAAGAATGCAAAGTCGCTTCATATCGACAGCGGGACATTGTTCCTGGCGGGAGACTCGGCCGGAGCGCAGATCGCGGCACAACTCGCCAATATCATCAGCGTTGCATCTTATGCCGCGGATATTGGCATCATGCCAACCATACAACGATCCCAATTGCGCGGGGTGCTGCTCTATTGCGGCGCTTACGACATTGCCAAAATCGATCTCGACGGCCGTTTCAGCGACTTCCTGCGGACAGTCCTGTGGTCGTATCTTGGCACCAAGGATTTCATCCATGACCCACGATCGGCGCAGGCCTCGGTGGAAAGGCATGTCACGCCGGCGTTTCCTCCGACGTTCATCACGGCCGGTAACGATGATCCGCTGAGGGCACAATCACGCGAGATGGCGAAGGCTGTGGCGAGCCAGGGCGTCTATGTCGACAGCCTGTTTTATCCGGACGATCATAAGCCGCCGCTTCCACACGAATACCAGTTCAACCTCGACAATGCCGCTGGCCAGACCGCTTTGGAAAGGTCGCTGCAATTCCTTGCACGGCAGACCCAATAA
- a CDS encoding MarC family protein, whose product MSDVINAFLLVYAGLFPIINPVGSAPIFLGLTAGCTEAERNTLAWRVGINSIFLLAGSMFIGSHLLVFFGITLPVVRIAGGLVVAAFGWKLLQSGVDSDDQRAAKAEKQGTPIDSFYPLTMPLTVGPGGISVAIALGSQRPSGVHDWEQWVALSGAAITGILAIALTVFVCYRSAESVIALLGRSGTNVVVRLSAFILLCIGIQILWTGIRALIAAG is encoded by the coding sequence ATGTCTGACGTCATAAATGCCTTTCTCTTGGTCTATGCCGGATTGTTTCCGATCATCAATCCGGTCGGCAGCGCGCCGATCTTCCTCGGGCTGACCGCGGGCTGCACGGAGGCCGAGCGCAACACGCTGGCATGGCGTGTGGGGATCAACAGCATTTTTCTTCTGGCCGGCTCGATGTTTATCGGCTCGCATCTTCTGGTGTTTTTCGGCATTACGCTGCCGGTGGTGCGCATCGCCGGCGGGCTGGTGGTGGCGGCGTTCGGCTGGAAGCTTTTGCAAAGCGGCGTCGATTCGGACGACCAGCGTGCCGCCAAGGCGGAAAAGCAGGGGACGCCGATCGATTCATTCTACCCGCTGACCATGCCGCTGACCGTCGGTCCGGGCGGCATTTCGGTGGCGATTGCGCTCGGCAGCCAGCGGCCGTCCGGCGTTCATGACTGGGAGCAATGGGTGGCGTTGTCCGGTGCAGCGATCACCGGCATTCTCGCGATCGCGCTGACGGTGTTTGTCTGCTACCGCTCGGCCGAAAGCGTGATCGCCCTGTTGGGCCGGAGCGGCACCAACGTCGTGGTGCGGCTTTCCGCTTTCATCCTGCTTTGCATCGGCATCCAGATTTTGTGGACCGGCATCCGGGCGCTGATCGCGGCTGGGTAG
- a CDS encoding HXXEE domain-containing protein produces the protein MILPDLLWLCTAAYALHVVEEYQLNWRDWARAVIRLPVQWTDFYIVNVLAILLGIVAANIVRQPALALAYPALMLINATFFHVLPMLLTRGRYSPGVFTAVVLFYPLGIACFHRALSVGLVGWRGVSLAFVIGALLMASPVVLLKLKSKPYFRQT, from the coding sequence ATGATCCTCCCCGATCTGCTCTGGCTCTGCACCGCGGCCTATGCCCTCCACGTCGTCGAGGAATACCAGTTGAACTGGCGCGACTGGGCGCGCGCGGTGATCAGGCTGCCGGTGCAGTGGACGGATTTCTACATCGTCAATGTGCTGGCCATTCTGCTCGGCATCGTCGCCGCCAACATCGTCCGCCAGCCGGCGCTGGCCCTCGCCTATCCCGCGCTGATGCTGATCAATGCCACCTTCTTCCATGTGCTGCCGATGCTGCTCACGCGCGGCCGCTATTCCCCGGGGGTTTTCACCGCGGTCGTGCTGTTCTATCCGCTCGGCATCGCCTGCTTTCATCGTGCCTTGTCGGTCGGTCTCGTTGGCTGGCGCGGTGTTTCGCTCGCCTTCGTCATCGGTGCGCTGTTGATGGCAAGCCCGGTCGTGCTGCTCAAGCTTAAGAGCAAGCCGTATTTCCGGCAGACCTGA
- a CDS encoding thermonuclease family protein, with protein sequence MGSVVPFRRNPPPPARKAAPRGRRLLGIPVSIVFIGGVIGAVVLLRPLIDPKPTAMTSPVTVIDGDSLRTGPETIRILNIDAPELHQSCRDEQGREWPCGRAARRRLAELTAKGDVACTSQGRDRFGRTLATCTAKGVDDIGAVMVREGLAVNFGGETGPYASIEDDARIAKRGLWRGSFERPQAWRDAHPRQN encoded by the coding sequence ATGGGCTCGGTCGTTCCTTTCCGGCGCAATCCGCCGCCGCCTGCACGCAAAGCTGCGCCGCGTGGCCGGCGCCTGCTCGGCATTCCGGTCAGCATCGTGTTTATCGGCGGCGTCATCGGCGCAGTCGTGCTGCTGCGGCCGCTGATCGATCCAAAGCCCACCGCGATGACTTCGCCGGTCACGGTGATCGACGGCGATTCCCTGCGCACCGGACCTGAGACCATCCGCATTCTCAACATCGATGCGCCGGAGCTGCATCAGAGCTGCCGCGACGAACAGGGGCGCGAATGGCCCTGCGGCCGCGCGGCGCGCAGGCGTCTTGCCGAGTTGACGGCGAAAGGCGACGTTGCCTGCACATCGCAAGGCCGCGACCGCTTCGGCCGCACGCTCGCCACCTGCACGGCGAAGGGTGTCGACGACATTGGCGCCGTCATGGTGCGCGAGGGCCTTGCCGTGAATTTCGGCGGCGAGACCGGTCCCTATGCATCGATCGAGGATGATGCGCGCATTGCCAAACGCGGCCTGTGGCGCGGCAGCTTCGAGCGCCCGCAGGCCTGGCGCGATGCGCATCCGCGACAAAACTGA